The segment GGAGGTGTCGCCCATGCGTCCTCCTACCCAACCCTTAGGAAACGGTTCGTTTCGTAGAAAGCCTAAGGCGGCGAAATAGAAAACGCAACGTTTCTTATGAGAGTCGGTCGGACGAATTTCGCTTTGCCCCCACTCCTGGATGCCCCCTACGCTGCCCCGAGGCTGGCCCGCTCTCTCCGGCAGGGAGGGAGACTGGCAGCACCACCCCAGACGCCAGCAGCAGGAGGATCGCGGATGCCGTCCGTGCCGCACGCCGAACTCGCGTCCACACTCGACGCCCACACGCCACGCGACGGCACGGAGACCGCGGACCTGGAGCGAACCCGCGCCCTCCTCACCACTCCGGATCCTTGGGACCGCACCACCCCGCTGCACGCCACCGCGTCCGCGCTGATCGTGCACGTGCCGACCCGCCGCGTACTGATGCGCTGGCACCCCCGCCTTCGGGCCTGGCTCCAGGTCGGCGGGCACGCCGACCCTGGCGAGACCGACCCGATCCAGGTCGCCCTCCGCGAGGCACGCGAGGAGAGCGGACTCGACGACGTCCGCCCCTGGCCGGACCAGCGTCTCCTGCACGTCGTCGTGGTCGACGTCCCCGCCAACGACCGCGAACCCGCCCACGAACACGCCGACCTGCGCTTCGCCCTCACCTGCGACTCCCCCGACCGCGCCCGCCCCGAGCACTCCGAGGCGCACCTTCGGTGGCTGACCGTCCCCGAGGCGCAGGAGCTGAGCGGCGAGGACAACGTCGTCGAGACCCTCGACCGCCTGAACCAGTTGCTGGTAACCAACGGCTGAGGGGGTAGCTGAACCACACCGGTCGACAGGGGGCGATCAGGGCCCCTCGGGCCTGCCCGTTCGACACGCTCTCCACTTGCCGTGACCTGGTCGTTCGCTGACGCACCGGAGAGGACCGCGTCCCCGACGAGCCGCACGCCTACCGAGTCGAAGACCTCTCCTGGCCGTGTGTCCCTGTCGTCGGCGGGGCCCGAACAGTCAACCGGGACACCCGCCGCGTCCCGCCCGGCGCCCGAGCGGCCCCCGCCGTCTCACGGCCCGCTCGCACCGGGCGCGGAGGGTCGAACGAAGCCGGGCCCTCGAGGCGATCATGGTGCCCGGCCGCCAGGGCACCGACGCCGTGGGCCGCGCGGGCGGCACGCGGCACGGCCGATTCGCGCCCGCCCCCGATCACGCCAGCGGAACCGGCACGACCAGAAGGAGAACCCACGGCGACTCCGCAGACGCGACGTGACTCCACCAGGTGCGGCGAGGCTTCGAACCCGGGCCCCGGCGCCCGAACATCGTGCCGCGCCTGGGGACTCTCCCGGCGACTCGGGGCCTGTCCCGAGCTGGTCACATTGAGGACAGGCGGACGGAACCGGCCGCTTTCCACCGTCGCCCCGACGCGAACGGCGCCCCCCCAAACGGACGCACTCCACACTCGCACCGGCTCGGTGGACTGGCTGGCTGGCGCCCGAACGCCCGACGGGACGGTCCGGCGCGGATCGACCCTTTGCGCGGTGCGGAGCGGAGTTCGGACGACCCTCTCACCTGGGCATGCCGCGCACGAGGTGCGGCTCGTCGTCACCACCGCTCGCATCGGTGCGCGCCCCCCACCGGGCACAGGGGACGAGCGAACACCGGCGGTCGAGGTGACCACGGCTCCCTGCCATCACGTCGGGGTCGCTCCGACGGCGGCGGACGAACGCGCGGCGAACGGAGGCACTGGTCGCTCGCTGATGCCCCGCCTACCCCCAAGGGGCAGTCGGGCGCGCCCCAGTCGTGGCGGGGATGACCGGCGGCCGGCGGCCCATCTCCCCTCCCGCTCGGGGCGGAGCGTGTCGGGCGACGTGCGGCACCCGGTCGGTGTGGTGGTGGGGGCGGAGTCCGACCATTGTGGGAGGCGTGCTCCCCGGGTCGTGGTGCGGCCCGGGGAGCACGGGGTCACTGTGGGGTGTCACGACGGTGGAAGCGGCGTCGGGCTTGGTCGTGGGCGGACTGGAGCAGCTCCACGACGGCCTTGGCGGTGTCGGCTCCGGGGTTGACGACGGCCACCCAGCCGTTCCGGGCGTACAGCGGGTGGGGGACGATCACGTCGGCCGCGCTGGCGTCGGTTGGGGATGGTGTCGCGTCCTTCGGCTCGGCGTTCACCCAGCGGCGGTACGCGGCGGAGCCGACCCAGATGTTGAGCCGAAAGGTGTCGGGCCGATCCAGGCGGGACGCCACGTCGTCCGGATAGTCCTTGGTCACGATCGTCGCGAACGGTTGGGTTCGCGGAATGACACCGTCAGGCGCGTAGTAGAAGAAGGAGTCTCCCCAGGCGACCTCGGGTGTATCGTCTCCGGGCTGGGGTCGCAGCGTGAGCACTCCGTCCATGCCGGCGATGAACCGGATGAGTTCCTGTTCGGTCATACCTCCAGCGTGAACCTGAAGTGCATGTGGAGACTTACGCCCGTCGATTGGGGGAAGAACCGTGCGAAGTCTCAACTCAGGGCTACGGACCAGCGACGTGGCCCGCGAGTCCGGGTACTCCGTGCAGCAGATCCGGGATCTGGAGCGTCACGGTGTACTCCCGGTGGCGTCGCGGTCCCCCTCCGGATATCGCTCCTACGACTGGAACCACGTGAGCGCCGCCCTCGCGTACAGGGCGTTCGCCGCCGCGGTCGGTCCCGCGGAGGCGAAGGGCATCATGCGTGCCGCCGTTCGCGGCAGGTCCGTCGAGTTGGTGGAACGCCTGGACAGCGCGCACGCCACACTGCACCGGGAACGGCAGGACCTGCGACTCGCCCGACACGCCGTCGCGACGATCACCAACGAGCCGATCGACGCTCCGCGTCCCTCGGATCTCATGACGATCTCCGAACTCGCCGACGCGCTGGGGGTCCGCCCCTCCACCCTGCGCCACTGGGAGACCGAGGGGCTGATCAGCCCGCGTCGCACCGGCCCCCGCGCGGCGCGTAGCTACGCTCCACGGGACGTCCGCGACGCGCGGATCGTGCACCAACTGCGAGGCGCCGGCTACCGGGTGCCCACGCTCCGGGAACTGATGCCCCGGCTCCGACACACGCAGCGATGGGAGGAGGTGACCCGGGCGTTGGCGGCGCGTGAGACCACCCTCAACGCCCGATCGCGAGAACTGGTTCGGGCCGCGGCGGCCCTCGACTCCCTGCCCGTGTGGAAATAGCCCCGCGGTAGCGAGTGGAAGTGCGCGTTCACCCGCTGGACGCGCACTCACTCCGACGGGGGTGGAGAAATCCCGTTGGGGGGAGGGCGGGCAGGGGAAGGGACGCGGTCAGATCGCGGGGAGGCCGCCGAGGACGACCGTGAAGCCGGCGATCAACCAGGCCACGAGAGAGTAACCGAGGGTCTGCGCACGCAGGTCGGAGCGTTCGCGCAGGGACGGCAGGACGAACGCCGCGACGAACAGGACCAGCGCCAGGACGCCGGGGATAAGCGACGCCAGCGCGAACAGACTCATCTGGTCCAGACAGCTCTGCGTCGGATAGTCACCGCAGAAGATCCGCACTCCCCACCCTCCAAAAGCGGCCCACAGCCACACCGACACAACGAGAACTCCGGCGACCACGAGAGCGACGGAGTAGAGCTCCCACCGGCCACCGGACCATATCCGGCTACCGCGCATACCGTGGACCTACCCGCGGCGGTTCAGGGAACGCCCCAGGTAGACCCACGTTATGTCAGGGCCGCGGTCGCCTAGCGCTTGCGGCCACCGCCGCCACGGCTCCCGCCGCGGCTGCCGCCACCACCACGGGACCCGCCGCTGCGACGACCACCACCGCCGAGGCCGCCACTCCGGCGGCCTCCGCCACCACCTCCTCCGAAGAGGCCACCACCGGAACGACCACCGCCGCCGCCGAAGAGTCCGCCGCCACCGGAGGAACGTCCCCCGCCGGACGAACGTCCGGCACCAGAGGAACGTCCGACGCCGAAGCCGCCGGCGCGCCCACCCGAGGGGCGGCCACGCGGCGTCGGGGCACCGAAGCCTCCCCGGCCCCCGCTGGCCTGGCCGCGTGGCTGCGGCGAGGCACCGCTCGCGCTCCGGCGGGCGGCGACCCCGGGAGGGCCGCTCCGGGCCCCGGAGGCCTGTCCGCGCGGTCCCGCGCCACTGGCCGATCGACGCGCGGCGACTCCCGGCCCGCTCCGCGCCGAGGACGACCGACCGCCGACACCGGCGCCGAACTGCCCGCCGGGCGTCGACCCACCCGGGCGCGGTGCGGCGCGGGAGCCGCGGCGCGCGACCCCGTCGTTACCGCGCCGGCTACCCGACGGCCCACCCCGCACCACGCCACCGGACCGGGCCGCGGCGGGCCGACCGCCGGCCTTGCCCGCCACCGGTCGACCGGCGACCCGCGGCGCGGGGCGGAACCCGCCCCGGCGCACCTGCGGCCGGTATCGGACTCCCGGCCGGGGACGGTAGTAGCCGCCGCCCACGTAACGTCCGGAGCGCCACCGGGGCCCATAGCGGCGGGTTCCGTGGAAGCGCCCGCCGTAGTAACGGCGCCCGTACCAACGCGGACCGTAGTAGCCGAAGTATCCGTCCCAGCCGTGACGCGGGCCCCAGAACCCCCGGCGGTCGTAGAAGAACGGGTCGCCCGACCACATGTTCGAGTGGCCGAAGGCGTAGAAGCTGGAGTCACGCTTGAAGTCGTGCAGCAGCACGTCGATCGTGACGGAGCTGGCGACCACGAGGAGGCGCAGCCACTCGTCGGGATCGTAGTGGAACTGCAGGGAGTACCGGTCCTCGACGTTCCACTGCCCGCTGAACAGACCCGTGTACTGCTTGTCGATCTGTGCGACCGGCTGACCGTGCCCGTCGAACACCTGGAACTGCCAGTTGCCCCAGTCGCCCTCGATCCGTCCGA is part of the Spiractinospora alimapuensis genome and harbors:
- a CDS encoding NUDIX hydrolase — encoded protein: MPSVPHAELASTLDAHTPRDGTETADLERTRALLTTPDPWDRTTPLHATASALIVHVPTRRVLMRWHPRLRAWLQVGGHADPGETDPIQVALREAREESGLDDVRPWPDQRLLHVVVVDVPANDREPAHEHADLRFALTCDSPDRARPEHSEAHLRWLTVPEAQELSGEDNVVETLDRLNQLLVTNG
- a CDS encoding DUF6194 family protein — encoded protein: MTEQELIRFIAGMDGVLTLRPQPGDDTPEVAWGDSFFYYAPDGVIPRTQPFATIVTKDYPDDVASRLDRPDTFRLNIWVGSAAYRRWVNAEPKDATPSPTDASAADVIVPHPLYARNGWVAVVNPGADTAKAVVELLQSAHDQARRRFHRRDTPQ
- a CDS encoding MerR family transcriptional regulator, whose translation is MRSLNSGLRTSDVARESGYSVQQIRDLERHGVLPVASRSPSGYRSYDWNHVSAALAYRAFAAAVGPAEAKGIMRAAVRGRSVELVERLDSAHATLHRERQDLRLARHAVATITNEPIDAPRPSDLMTISELADALGVRPSTLRHWETEGLISPRRTGPRAARSYAPRDVRDARIVHQLRGAGYRVPTLRELMPRLRHTQRWEEVTRALAARETTLNARSRELVRAAAALDSLPVWK
- a CDS encoding LURP-one-related/scramblase family protein; translation: MENLYGSPVLMVEQPRRLMPDSHYNVYDGNGYPTAHVRELMPTAQFLGGGGRYRPHRFGLFSPEGEPILVLDKPWQNGLPNIFVTDAHGGPVGCIVQDVRFAGSRFWLQDAHGQNIGRIEGDWGNWQFQVFDGHGQPVAQIDKQYTGLFSGQWNVEDRYSLQFHYDPDEWLRLLVVASSVTIDVLLHDFKRDSSFYAFGHSNMWSGDPFFYDRRGFWGPRHGWDGYFGYYGPRWYGRRYYGGRFHGTRRYGPRWRSGRYVGGGYYRPRPGVRYRPQVRRGGFRPAPRVAGRPVAGKAGGRPAAARSGGVVRGGPSGSRRGNDGVARRGSRAAPRPGGSTPGGQFGAGVGGRSSSARSGPGVAARRSASGAGPRGQASGARSGPPGVAARRSASGASPQPRGQASGGRGGFGAPTPRGRPSGGRAGGFGVGRSSGAGRSSGGGRSSGGGGLFGGGGGRSGGGLFGGGGGGGRRSGGLGGGGRRSGGSRGGGGSRGGSRGGGGRKR